One Capsicum annuum cultivar UCD-10X-F1 chromosome 2, UCD10Xv1.1, whole genome shotgun sequence genomic window carries:
- the LOC107859603 gene encoding aminomethyltransferase, mitochondrial, which produces MRGGLWQLGQSITRRLAQADKKTIGRRCFASEADLKKTVLYDFHVVNGGKMVPFAGWSMPIQYKDSIMDSTINCRENGSLFDVSHMCGLSLKGKDTIPFLEQLVIADVAALAPGTGTLTVFTNEKGGAIDDSVVTKVTNDHIYLVVNAGCRDKDLAHIEEHMKFFKSKGGDVSWHIHDERSLLALQGPLAAPVLQYLTKDNLSQMYFGEFRILDINGAPCFLTRTGYTGEDGFEISVPSENAVDLAKAILEKSEGKVRLTGLGARDSLRLEAGLCLYGNDMEQHITPVEAGLTWAIGKRRRGEGGFLGAEVILKQIEEGPKIRRVGFISSGPPPRSHSEIQNSNGQSIGEITSGGFSPCLKKNIAMGYVKSGNHKAGTNVKIVIRGKSYDGAVTKMPFVPTKYYKP; this is translated from the exons ATGAGGGGAGGATTGTGGCAACTTGGACAATCGATCACCAGACGTCTGGCTCAGGCTGATAAGAAAACTATTGGTCGCAGATGCTTCGCATCAGAGGCTGATCTCAAGAAGACTGTTCTGTATGACTTCCATGTTGTCAATGGGGGCAAAATGGTGCCTTTTGCTGGCTGGAGCATGCCTATCCAGTATAAGGACTCAATTATGGACTCTACAATAAATTGTAGGGAGAATGGTAGCCTCTTTGATGTTTCTCATATGTGTGGCCTAAGCCTCAAGGGGAAAGATACTATCCCTTTCCTGGAACAGCTTGTTATTGCTGATGTTGCTGCGCTCGCTCCTGGAACTGGTACTCTCACAGTCTTCACAAATGAGAAGGGAGGTGCAATTGATGATTCAGTGGTCACCAAGGTGACAAATGATCACATCTACCTTGTTGTAAATGCGGGTTGCAGGGATAAGGATCTTGCACACATTGAGGAGCATATGAAATTTTTCAAGTCAAAAGGTGGAGATGTTTCATGGCACATCCATGATGAGAGATCGCTTTTAGCCCTGCAG GGACCCCTTGCTGCTCCAGTTCTTCAATATCTGACAAAGGATAATTTGAGCCAGATGTACTTTGGGGAATTCAGAATTTTGGATATCAATGGGGCACCATGCTTCCTCACAAGGACAGG GTATACTGGTGAAGATGGATTTGAAATTTCAGTACCTTCAGAAAATGCTGTTGACCTTGCAAAAGCTATTCTGGAGAAATCAGAAGGGAAGGTTCGGTTAACAGGTTTAGGAGCTCGTGACAGTCTTCGGCTTGAGGCTGGTTTGTGCTTATACGGTAATGACATGGAGCAGCACATAACACCTGTAGAGGCAGGGCTGACATGGGCCATAGGGAAGAGAAGAAGGGGAGAAGGAGGCTTCCTTGGTGCTGAGGTAATACTAAAGCAAATTGAAGAAGGTCCTAAAATCAGGCGAGTTGGCTTTATCTCTTCAGGGCCACCCCCCAGAAGTCACAgtgaaattcaaaattcaaatggaCAAAGTATCGGGGAAATCACCAGTGGTGGTTTCAGCCCTTGTCTTAAGAAGAACATAGCGATGGGATACGTAAAATCAGGTAACCACAAGGCAGGGACCAATGTCAAGATTGTGATTCGAGGGAAGTCTTATGATGGGGCGGTTACCAAGATGCCATTTGTACCTACCAAGTACTATAAGCCATAA